The region CACGACGGCCGCATCGTCGTCGAAGGCGTCGCCGGCGAGGAGGAGGGCGGCATCGGCGCCGCCGCGGCCGCACTCTCGAACCCCTACCCCTTCGAGCGCGACGCCGCACTCATCGCCGAGCCGACCGACCTCCGCGCGGTCATCGCAACCGAGGGGACCGTGATGAAGCGGCTGCAACTCCAGGGCCGAGCCGCCCACGCCGCCAGCCGCTGGGCCGGCGAAGACGTGCTCCCCCACTTCGAACGCATCCGCGCAGCGTTTCTCGAACTGGAAGCCGAGCGTACCGACGCGACCACCCACCCGCTCTATCAGGAGTTCCCGGTGACCGCACCGGTCTGCTTCGGGAAAGTGAACGCCGGCAACTGGGCCTCTTCGGTCCCGTCCTCGCTCACGGCCGAAATCCGCATCGGCGTCCTGCCAGGCGAGTCAGTCGACGAGGTCGAAGCCGTGTATGAGGACGCACTGCAGGCCATCGTCGACGGCGAGGAGTGGCTCAGTGAGCACCCACCGGGGTTCGACCGCTTCAACATCCAGTTCGAGCCCGCAGAAACAGACGCCGAGGAGCGGGTCGTCCAGGAGCTTCGCGCGGCGATGCTGGAGACAGGTATCGACGATACAGCGCCGCGAGGGGCGACCTACGGCGCCGACTCACGGCACTACGTCGCCGCGGGCATCCCGACGGTGCTGTTCGGCCCCGGCACCATCGAGCAGGCTCACTTCCCGGACGAGACCATTCAGTGGGCGGACGTCGAACAGGCCAGAGAAACGATCACCGAAACCGCGGCCCGCTTCCTCGCGTAGCTACTCTGCGTTGCGTTCGGCGAGCGCCTCGTTCACGACATCACCCGGCTCGATGTTGCGCATCGACGCCTCGCGTCGGAGTTCCCGATACGCATCCATCGAGAGCGAGAGCTCCAGTCGACCTGGTTCGAACCCGGCCTCACGGAGCGCAGTTTCCGCGGACGTGCCGTCGTTGACCTCGCTGGCGAGCGAGCGAACCTCCCGAACCGTCAGGTCGTGGTCCAGGGCCGCCCACGCGAGGTCGAGCCGGTCCGGCCCGTCGACCCGGGCGATATGTTTGGCCGCCGATGGCGCGATGTTCCCCCGGGCAACGTGGCGCCGAACCGACTGGGGGAGGTCGTGGACCCGTGCCCACTTCCGGATGAACGAGACGGGTACGCCGCCGGCCCGCTCGGCGGCGCCGCGGTACGAGCCCACGCCGCGAACGAGTGCTGCACACGCCGCCGCGCCCCGAAGCATCGTGACGGAGTCGCCGCCGTTCTCGGAGTCGACGAACTCCCGGAGTGTCGCCGCAGCGAGGTCGACGCTCTCGGGGTCGTTCGGGTCGAAATCGACCGCCTCACTCGCGTACTTGCCCGTGACCTCGGGGTCGGCCCGGACGACCGGTTCCCCCACCCGTTCCCGGCGGTCCGTCGAGCCCGGTTTGTCCGCGCCCTCGGACCGCTCGGGGTCGGGTTGTGGCATTACTGTCCGGTTCGTCCCCGAGGGGCAAAAGATTCCCGCGTCCGGGCGCCTCCCGCGCACGGCTGTGTCCGGGCCGGCCCGTCGTAACGGGTATCCCCTTCGGCGGCGAACCCCGCGACGATGGTCACGGAAATCTCCACAGAGGAACTTCACGAATGTATCGGGGCTGGCGACCCGCCGCAGATAATCGATATCCGTCCACCTGCGGCGTTCCAGCAGGGCCACATCCCGGGCGCCCAGAACCTCCCGATGGCGCAGTTGGCCACCAACATCGATCAGGTCGAGTGGGCCGATAAAATCGTCGTCGCCTGCCCTATCGGCCAGTCCTCTGTGCAGGCAGCCCGTCTCATCGGGAGTTTCGAGGGCGTCGAGGACTCGGGCACCGTCTACAGCTTGGCCGGCGGCTACAACGACTGGGAGTGGGACCTAGAACAGGGAGAGTAGCGTGACAGGGTTGCGACTCGCCCGCGACGCGTACGACGATATCGTCCGGCACGGCTACGACGGCGACGAGAAGGAAGTCTGTGGCGTCCTCGCCGGCGAGTACGGTGGAGATGGCGAAGACAGTGGGCCCGAGAGCGTCGTTCACGAAATCCACCCCGTCGAGAACGTCGCAGACCGGCCACAGATACGATACGCGATGGACCCAGAGGAACAGTTCGCGGTCATCGAGCAGATCGAGGACGCCGGACTCGACGTGGTGGGGTTCTACCACAGCCACCCCGCCGGCGGCGTCGTCCCAAGTGAGACAGACCGCGAGCGGGCGACGTGGACGGGCTACTCCTACGCCATCTGTGCGTTCGACGGCTACCCCTACCTCGGCTCCTGGCGCTGGACTGGCGAACGCTTCGAGCGGGAGACGGTAGCGCTCACACAGGAGTGAGAAGCAGCGTTCAGCCGAGGGTGAATTTTCGAAGAACGCGATCTATCTGGTGGGGCTGACAGTCCGCAGACTGCACTGCTGGCGGTGAACGGGAGTACACAGAGAGGGTCGCCTCACCCGATTCAGCCGAACGCTCGCTTACAGGAACAGCCCTTTGAACGCGTTGACGATGGTCCACTTCAACCCCTCGACGAACTGGCCGCTCTCACCGCTGATGACGATTTTGTCGTTCGCAATCGCGCTTCGGAACGCCGCAGCGGGGTTGTTTGTGTTCGCGATGCCTTCGAGCGTCGCGCGGTCGGTGGTCAGCTTCCGGGCCGCGTCGTCGCTGGTGCCGCGCTCGAAGTTCGTGATCCGGTTCTGGCGATCCATCGTGATCTGGAAGGTCGCGAGTTCCTCGCCGTCGGAAACTCCATCGCCGTCCGAATCGGCGTCATAGACGTAGACGTTGGTCGTCCCCGACAGGCTCAGCGGGCCGAGGTTGATCTCGCCGGCGCGCTCGTTGTACGCCGGAATCATTTCGTTGACGTTCGTCTCAAGTTCGCCAGCCCACTCGGGTTCACCGTTTGCCTGTGCGGCGACGCTGCCGACGCTACTCGAGATCAGCAGTACAACAACGGCGAGCGTCACGAATCGGGCGCATGAGAATTCGTCCATTCTGAGAGGATGGGCGGCTGAGGAGATAAAGGTAGCACCAAACGGTACCTAACGGGCTGGTAACAGCCAGTATCCACACTCAGCCAGATTCGAGAGGCGGAGCCGCAATCAGCAGTCGATGGCGTCTCCGAGCGTCGGTGCTGAGGCCTCGAAGCCGTCCCCACGGAGTTCCTCGGCGAATGCCTCACAGCGATCGCCATGGTTCACAAGCACAGTGGCGTCGCGGTAGCTGTCGAGAAACGCCCGGATCCCACCGTGGTCGGCGTGGGCGGAGAAGTCATACTGCTCGACCTGCGCGCTGACGGGCATGATTCGACCGTCGATTTCGGTGCTGCCGCGCTCCAGCAGTTCGCGGCCGGGCGTTCCCTCGACCTGGTAGC is a window of halophilic archaeon DL31 DNA encoding:
- a CDS encoding peptidase M20 (PFAM: Peptidase M20; Peptidase M20, dimerisation~KEGG: hbo:Hbor_04460 acetylornithine deacetylase/succinyldiaminopimelate desuccinylase-like deacylase), yielding MDLRTLTERLIAFDTTQGQEADAAAWFRAQLDDLGFETYQWEADPEELAKHSSFPDDPAEIQTENRPSVAGVLEVGDPDAGETLVLNGHLDVVPADDDAWTSPPFEPVWGEEDGAETLTARGAVDMKAPLAACVFAALDAAERAEENGHDGRIVVEGVAGEEEGGIGAAAAALSNPYPFERDAALIAEPTDLRAVIATEGTVMKRLQLQGRAAHAASRWAGEDVLPHFERIRAAFLELEAERTDATTHPLYQEFPVTAPVCFGKVNAGNWASSVPSSLTAEIRIGVLPGESVDEVEAVYEDALQAIVDGEEWLSEHPPGFDRFNIQFEPAETDAEERVVQELRAAMLETGIDDTAPRGATYGADSRHYVAAGIPTVLFGPGTIEQAHFPDETIQWADVEQARETITETAARFLA
- a CDS encoding hypothetical protein (KEGG: hbo:Hbor_04450 hypothetical protein) — protein: MPQPDPERSEGADKPGSTDRRERVGEPVVRADPEVTGKYASEAVDFDPNDPESVDLAAATLREFVDSENGGDSVTMLRGAAACAALVRGVGSYRGAAERAGGVPVSFIRKWARVHDLPQSVRRHVARGNIAPSAAKHIARVDGPDRLDLAWAALDHDLTVREVRSLASEVNDGTSAETALREAGFEPGRLELSLSMDAYRELRREASMRNIEPGDVVNEALAERNAE
- a CDS encoding Rhodanese-like protein (KEGG: hje:HacjB3_14845 hypothetical protein~PFAM: Rhodanese-like~SMART: Rhodanese-like), translating into MVTEISTEELHECIGAGDPPQIIDIRPPAAFQQGHIPGAQNLPMAQLATNIDQVEWADKIVVACPIGQSSVQAARLIGSFEGVEDSGTVYSLAGGYNDWEWDLEQGE
- a CDS encoding Mov34/MPN/PAD-1 family protein (KEGG: hla:Hlac_1268 Mov34/MPN/PAD-1 family protein~PFAM: Mov34/MPN/PAD-1~SMART: Mov34/MPN/PAD-1), which encodes MTGLRLARDAYDDIVRHGYDGDEKEVCGVLAGEYGGDGEDSGPESVVHEIHPVENVADRPQIRYAMDPEEQFAVIEQIEDAGLDVVGFYHSHPAGGVVPSETDRERATWTGYSYAICAFDGYPYLGSWRWTGERFERETVALTQE
- a CDS encoding hypothetical protein (KEGG: hvo:HVO_2537 hypothetical protein), whose protein sequence is MDEFSCARFVTLAVVVLLISSSVGSVAAQANGEPEWAGELETNVNEMIPAYNERAGEINLGPLSLSGTTNVYVYDADSDGDGVSDGEELATFQITMDRQNRITNFERGTSDDAARKLTTDRATLEGIANTNNPAAAFRSAIANDKIVISGESGQFVEGLKWTIVNAFKGLFL